The sequence attttggtttgggttattacaatatTTCCTATTAGTATTCATTCAGTATgtagtatatatattcctcTTTGAGGAGAGAAGAATAAACATATCAGTTTAAATCCTAATTATTTTAAGTCTAATAATAAGAATTCACAGTCAACATCTATCGAGATCTAGGCTAGTGAAAAAAATAGCATTAATTTGTAGACTGGTGGTCTCATATTCGAACCCCATGGAGTCATGGAACCTTAGTAGTGTGTTTATTAGAAAACCCTCATTtcccttgtagtttagactttaaaaaaatatataaaattcataGGCTACACCACTTCTTCATGTCACAAAGCAACCTTGGAATATTTATGAACCAGGCAGGTTTCctttttgtgtgttgtttttgGGCCTTCTACTTAGGATGGCAAAAATTCCCGTAGGGGCGGGTCTCCGACCCTAAcggggggagatttcggggctaaatgggtatcgggtatggggatccccgaacttgaaaaatccccgacgggtatggagaggggatggtattggcgtcctCATCCCTGAACCCGACCCGAAAAtaaatatgtttatatttaaataaataaataaataaataaataattataatatttatgtttaaccctaagttaacttccctctcttaatttttcctaattttctgtattttttatgcaaaaaaattggggaTTCGGGGTGagtatgggggatagtcccccgacggggacgtggacggggattccccgaaacctaataaacAGGGATGGATTCAGGGAAGGGAGTAgggatggagagcggggatgagaatggtattgtcatacccgacTCTTACCCGACCCATTACCATCCTTACTTCTACTGCACCAGCGAAAACAATGGACACTACACAGATAATGTATTATAAATTTTAGGTTTATAGTGGGTAGACCATTTATTACAAAATCcagaagacaaaagaaaaaaaaaagtgcgaccattttataatttgtatATTCTTCACATATGTGCATGGTCTTAAAATGTTTCcgttaactttttctttaattcttAATAATCTTATGCAGACTCAAATAAATCGAACCGTCGATGTGAgattttatcttcttcatatatatgtatgatcTTAAAATGTTTCCCccaactttttctttaattctcAATAATCTTATGCAGACTCAAATAAATCGAACTATGTGGATGTGAGATTTTATCTTCTTCAACCATATTAAGCTGCATGAGGATTTTATATGATATTATTTGGTCCTTTTGTATTTACTGGTGCAGAAATTTACCATACCCTGCTTTAGCAAAATGTTCGTCTCCCCTGGagctatatataataatataatactGTCTTAATTAATCATTTTAACTCTATACGCATGTTACGCGTAGTATTTAGAACATGTCACCATCTCAACTATCCACAAGTCTTTAGATGACTCATACTGTAACAAGTCTTAATCTTAAGAACATGTGTCACCATCTCAACTAAAAATCTGATAGAAAATAGATCTGCTTCCCAACTAAAAATCTCATCTCCATAATGAAACTAGAACAAAATCTGCATTATTTAACCCAATAATATGGAAATAGAGTTCTCATGCAAGACTGCATTCAACAAAAtcacaataaaaaattacatacAAACCTGTATTTTCAACAAGATGAGGCAGATCTATTTTAAATTCCTTCACGGGTTCTTTCTCTTATGCATGAGCTCGAGCACCTTTGGAGATGAATCTGATCACCTGGCTCTGCTAGacttgaagaaaagaataacTGAAGATCCTCTGCATATCATGAGCACATGGAATAGTTCCATCAATTTCTGCAGCTGGGTTGGCGTTACATGCAACCATTCCAACAAAAGAGTCGTGACTTTGAACCTGGAAGCTCAAAAATTGGTAGGCTCCATACCACCTTCTATAGGAAATCTGACTTATCTCACCGGAATCAACTTGATACACAACTTCTTTCATGGTGAAATTCCTCAAGAAATGGGACGTCTGCTCCGCCTGCGATATCACAACCTGAGTTTCAATTCCTTTGGTGGGAAAATTCCAAGTAACATATCTCACTGTACACAGCTGAGAGTGATTAATGTTGGTTCCAATAAGCTTATTGGGTCCATTCCGGATCAACTCAAATCATTGTTGAATTTAACTCATCTATGGGTTATTGGTAACAATCTCACTGGAACAATCCCAGATTGGATAGGGAACTTTTCTTCTCTGTATGCtattaatatttttcaaaacaattttcaagGAAGCATACCGAATGAGCTCGGGCGCTGCACAAGCTTGGGAAGATTTGTAATTGCAGGGAATAAACTTTCTGGTATGGTTCCTTCTTCAATCTATAATATATCCTCCATATACTATATCATTGTTACTGAGAACCAGCTGCACGGAGAGCTGCCAAAAGATGTTGGGATCACTCTTCCTAATCTGGAGACATTTGCTGGTGGTGTCAACAAATTCACAGGTAATATTCCTGTATCCTTGTCAAATGCTTCTAGACTTCGACAGCTTGATTTTGCTGAAAATGGTCTCACTGGGAAACTCCAAGCTGAACATTTCGGAAGCTTGCAAAGCTTATCTAGACTGAACTTTGATGACAATAGACTGGGAAGTGGAAAAACTGGTGACCTGAGTTCTCTCAGTTTCCTTGCTAATTGTACTAATCTTGAGGTGTTGAGTTTTAGCCGCAATCGTTTTGGAGGAGAATTGCCAGAGTCCATATCCAACCTCTCAACAAAACTTAgaatttttacaatggggggtAATTTGATACAGGGAAGCATCCCTATCGGCATTGCAAATCTTGTAAACTTGACCAATCTAGGAATGGAACAAAACTATTTTGGTGGCAGTCTTCCTGATGTAATTGGCAAGCTCCAGAAGTTACAAGGACTGTATTTGAATCTTAACAAGTTTTCTGGGCCAATCCCATCCTCCCTAGGTAACTTGACTTCAGTAACAAGGCTCTTCATGGAGGGTAATAGGTTTGATGGAAGCATACCTCCAAGCCTGGGAAACTGCCAAAGCTTTTTGATGTTTAACCTTTCTAGTAACCGACTAAGTGGAACCATACCTAAAGAGGTTATAGGGCTTTCATCCCTTTCAATTTGTTTGTCCATGTCAAACAATTCTTTGACTGGTCCACTACCATCGGAAGTGGGTGAGTTGGTAAATCTCTCGGAGCTAGATGTATCAGGAAACAAGTTATCAGGTGAAATCCCCATAACCCTTGGCAGCTGCACTAGTTTGGTGAGCCTGCATTTGGAAGGTAATGAATTTGAAGGAAACATTCCTGAAACTCTGACAAAATTAAGAGGCGTGGAAGAAATAGATATTTCACGCAATCACTTATCTGGGAAAATTCCTGAATTTCTAGGTAAGTTTAGAGCTCTTAAGCAACTCAATCTTTCTTATAATGATTTTGAGAGTGCATTGCCTGAAGAAGGAATATTTTCAAATGCAAGTGGTGTCTCAGTTCATGGAAATAAGAAGCTGTGTGGTGGCATCCCAGAATTACTTCTACCTGTATGCTCTAACAAAAAGCCTCATTCATCTCAAGGATTACTTTCCCCAAAAGTAGTAATTCCTGTAACTTGTGCACTTGCATTCATTGCCCTATCATGCTTTATTGCTGCTTGTAGAATGGTAAAAAGGTCAAGAGGTCCACTTTTAACTTCACATTCTTATGGGGATTGGAAATTAGCCGTCTCTTACTTAGAACTCGCTCAATCAACCAACAGGTTCTCTCTTGACAATCTCATTGGTTCAGGAAGTTTCGGTTCTGTGTACAGAGGAGTATTCTCTAGTAATGGCATGGTAGTTGCTGTTAAGGTATTAAACCTTAACCAAGAAGGAGCTTCCAAGAGTTTCATTGATGAATGCAAAGCTTTAAGAAGTATAAGGCACCGCAATCTTCTCAAGATCATAACCGCATGCTCAAGCATTGACAACCAAGGTAATGAGTTCAAAAGTCTAGTTTCTGAGTTCATGGAAAATGGAAGTCTAGAACAGTGGCTGCATCCAAGAGATGATGAACAATCTCAAAGTAAGAGATTGAGCCTGATCCAAAGACTAAATGTTGCCATAGATGTTGCTTCTGCATTAGATTATCTACACCACAATTGTGAAACATGCATTGTTCATTGTGACTTAAAGCCAAGCAACGTTCTTCTTGATGAAGATATGGTAGCCCATGTTGGTGACTTTGGTCTAGCAAGGTTCCTTTTGGAAGCATCAAATAATCCCACCAAAACTCAAACCATGTCAGTTGGGCTAAAGGGTTCCATAGGCTATATTCCTCTAGGTATATGAAGTTTTATAATCCTCATTTTTTTGTCTATTCCTATTAACttattattaaagaaaattgaatGTGACATCCTAATGTATGTGTCGATTGACAGAGTATGGAATGGGAGGCCAAGTTTCCATACTTGGAGATGTTTATAGCTATGGGATACTGTTGCTAGAAATGTTCACAGGAAAAAGACCAACGGATGACATGTTCAAAGATGGTCTAAGCATTCACCAATTCGCAGCCATGGCTTTCCCTGACCATGTCATGGACATAGTTGAGCCTTCATTGCTCTCTGAAACAGATGACGAGAATGATGAAGATGACGATGATGACAACAAATATGGAAATCGCATAGAAGAAAGACAAGTAGCAGGATATAAAGATCCTGGCCCAGTCAAAGCAAAAAGATTGGAGGAATGCTTGGATTCATTGATGCAAATAGGGCTCTCATGCTCTGCAACATCACCAAGAGACCGGATGTCTATGGATGTCGTTGTCAACAAAATGAATGCAATTAGAGACTCATATCTCAAttttagaagaagaagaagaagaagaagaagaagaccgaAAAGTACAAGATAGGCTAAGTTTGTTAACTAATCTCAATACTCTCATCTATATGCAAGAAATCTTTTGATAAAAGGATATTATATGTATCAATCTGTGTGAGATCATGTGAGGTTGAATTCAGCATTttatatggaaaaaaaaaaaaaaaagggaaaaaggttttatttcttgtattcaaatatattaagACAAGGCTTGAACTCAATCGTGTTAAGATATtgtcttatttttaattagtGATCTAGTTGTCTTAACAATTTCTTATGAGTAGAAGGCCcaaaaacaacacacaaaaagaaaagaaaaagaaaagaggaaaccCGCCTGGTTCGGAAATATTCCAAGGTTGCTTTGTGATATGAAGAAGTGGTGTAgcctatgaattttttatttatttttaatacaagtgatagtttaaactacaaggagaaggaggATTTCTAACAAACACATTATTAATTAAGGTGCCATGACTCCATGAGGTTTGATATGAAACCACCAGTTTACAAattaatgtatttttttacTGGACTAGACCCCGATAGTTGTAGcctatgaatttttattattagcAGTGagcatcaatttcttaacagTAGGTTGAGAGACCCAGAATCTTTTAACTACCAAAGAAAATC comes from Prunus dulcis chromosome 6, ALMONDv2, whole genome shotgun sequence and encodes:
- the LOC117630534 gene encoding probable LRR receptor-like serine/threonine-protein kinase At3g47570, translated to MSSSTFGDESDHLALLDLKKRITEDPLHIMSTWNSSINFCSWVGVTCNHSNKRVVTLNLEAQKLVGSIPPSIGNLTYLTGINLIHNFFHGEIPQEMGRLLRLRYHNLSFNSFGGKIPSNISHCTQLRVINVGSNKLIGSIPDQLKSLLNLTHLWVIGNNLTGTIPDWIGNFSSLYAINIFQNNFQGSIPNELGRCTSLGRFVIAGNKLSGMVPSSIYNISSIYYIIVTENQLHGELPKDVGITLPNLETFAGGVNKFTGNIPVSLSNASRLRQLDFAENGLTGKLQAEHFGSLQSLSRLNFDDNRLGSGKTGDLSSLSFLANCTNLEVLSFSRNRFGGELPESISNLSTKLRIFTMGGNLIQGSIPIGIANLVNLTNLGMEQNYFGGSLPDVIGKLQKLQGLYLNLNKFSGPIPSSLGNLTSVTRLFMEGNRFDGSIPPSLGNCQSFLMFNLSSNRLSGTIPKEVIGLSSLSICLSMSNNSLTGPLPSEVGELVNLSELDVSGNKLSGEIPITLGSCTSLVSLHLEGNEFEGNIPETLTKLRGVEEIDISRNHLSGKIPEFLGKFRALKQLNLSYNDFESALPEEGIFSNASGVSVHGNKKLCGGIPELLLPVCSNKKPHSSQGLLSPKVVIPVTCALAFIALSCFIAACRMVKRSRGPLLTSHSYGDWKLAVSYLELAQSTNRFSLDNLIGSGSFGSVYRGVFSSNGMVVAVKVLNLNQEGASKSFIDECKALRSIRHRNLLKIITACSSIDNQGNEFKSLVSEFMENGSLEQWLHPRDDEQSQSKRLSLIQRLNVAIDVASALDYLHHNCETCIVHCDLKPSNVLLDEDMVAHVGDFGLARFLLEASNNPTKTQTMSVGLKGSIGYIPLEYGMGGQVSILGDVYSYGILLLEMFTGKRPTDDMFKDGLSIHQFAAMAFPDHVMDIVEPSLLSETDDENDEDDDDDNKYGNRIEERQVAGYKDPGPVKAKRLEECLDSLMQIGLSCSATSPRDRMSMDVVVNKMNAIRDSYLNFRRRRRRRRRRPKSTR